GAAGAGGTTAGTTGTTTTTTGATAAAGGCTACTCTGCGCTCTACTTCATATGCAGGGTCGATTTCGGGTAACACTTTCATTTCTTCAATGATCACTTGCTGATTCATTGTTAATCCTTGGTATCAAAAATAGTTAAGCTGAGTGTATCAAAAAGCACAGCGTTTTGTGCATACCATTTATACGTGAAAATAATTCAAATGGTTGAGTTTTCAGCGCTTAGTTATTTTGTTTTTTAATTATCGGCATATAATAAAAACGTAGCTGTAAAAATTATTAAGGCGTGAAAATGAAAAAAATTGAGGCAATTATAAAGCCATTTAAAATGGATGATGTACGCGAAGCATTGGGCGAGATTGGCATTACCGGTATGACGGTGTCAGAGGTGAAGGGCTTTGGTCGCCAAAAAGGTCATACTGAGCTATATCGCGGCGCGGAATATATGGTGGATTTTCTGCCAAAAATGAAAATTGAAATTGTCGTGGCATCTGATGATGTTGAGCGCTGTGTTAACGCCATTATTGAAAGTGCGCAAACAGGTAAAATTGGTGATGGCAAAATCTTTGTCACTGATGTTGAGCGTGTTATCCGTATCCGCACTGGTGAAG
The nucleotide sequence above comes from Thalassotalea euphylliae. Encoded proteins:
- the glnB gene encoding nitrogen regulatory protein P-II codes for the protein MKKIEAIIKPFKMDDVREALGEIGITGMTVSEVKGFGRQKGHTELYRGAEYMVDFLPKMKIEIVVASDDVERCVNAIIESAQTGKIGDGKIFVTDVERVIRIRTGEEDEAAI